In Ornithodoros turicata isolate Travis chromosome 1, ASM3712646v1, whole genome shotgun sequence, the DNA window taccttgtatatatatatatatatatattatacaaGAATAAGCATATAcaagctgtccttggctgggagtgcacggtcaaattgtaaacatatgctcaacgtgcacctacagagcttcggctatttctttactttttatatatactatatacaatatagatactcatggaacgatgcggcagcaccagaggacacgtgtttcgccgtgtttgcggctcgtcagccctgggtagctgcgcatcgttccgaattggcaaaccaggggtcactcagcgagcgatctacacctgggagggtgaccgagcactcctcaatgccacagtgcaagccagttgaattataatgcaggaaagaaaagccattaaatgaacaaataaatgatactagacgtgcttgtaattcaaacttacagattaacatggcttctatggcttcacgcagagaaacagatactcatggaacgatgcggcagcaccagaggacacgtgttacgccgtgtttgcggctcgtcagccctgggtagctgcgcatcgtttcgaattggcaaaccaggggtcactcagcgagcgatctacacctgggagggtgactgagcactcctcaatgccacagtgcaagccagtgaattataatgcaggaaaaaaagccattaaatgaacaaataaatgatactagacgtgtttgtaattcaaacttacagattaacatggcttctatggctgcacgcagagaaacagatactcatggaacgatgcggcagcaccagaggacacgtgtttcgccgatatatatatatatacagacagacagatagagacagacagagagagatagACAGACAGACCTTGCGCCGTCTGTCAATTTGAAAGTGACGTGTGACGTTGGCGATGACGATATGTGTGCCCTTCGTGCCGCCGACGCTGCTACACTGCTGCTGGCAGCATTGCGCGCTGCAGCCCTGTTCTGTTTGTTTTTGGCACGTATTTTTCTGTCCGTTTATGTAATCTCTGTGTATATTAGAAATCCGTCATCCTGTTCCCAGCGTAAGTAGCCTTTGTAGTGAAGGAGCTCGCAGTATAGGCTGGGCCCCAGTGTCGTTGCGTTTCTGTCGCTAGTACACGCCGCACAAGTGTACTTTgtcatattaaatatcctgaacagtAAACGCTCCCGTCTGTTCGTGTGTTTTTGTCTTTAGAGCACACGGTATGCTAAACAATGATGTCCACTGTTTGTACGACATGCCGAGGTGTGTACGTAAAGCAGCAGATATGAAAGATATTGAAGCATGAACTTGGCGTCTAGTGAAATACAGTGAATAGCAACGCTGTGCTACCATATGCATATATACATGTACAGCAATCAACCATTTATTAAAATTAACTGTTCCCAGCAAGCGTAGCACAGTGTGAGATACTGGAAGCCAATGTGAAAGTATAGAGGACTACCGTAAAATCTACAGCCATTTGACCGTAATCAGGATTACGGACACACTACCGTCTTATTTACGGTGATAACCGTCATAATTAAGGTATATTTCATTGGTGCCGTATTAATTAGACTGCTTGGACCGTATTTCCAATTACGGTAGCATACCTGTTCCTTTTACGGTAAAAAAATGATTCTGACCATAAATTTtacagcaatttttttacagtgcagcTGGCGCTGTGAAAGCATACATCTGTTGAAAGCGGCCGGTAGCTGTcacgaagaagaagcagaaggaaGCAGCGCGAGGTCATGCAACCGGACGTGCAGAAGTTCCAACAGTCCAGTCGTCGTTCAGTCATGCATGGACCTCACCGGACATGGTTCCTTGGGCTCACATAATCCCGCTTCACGTTGCAGCTTCTGGAAGGCGAGTGTTACGTTAAGAGCTTTGTGTGTATGCTCCAATATTTGTCAGATACGCGCATCTCATGCGCGATTTAAAGCACAGTATATACCGTTAGCATTTTCGCGAATGTTGGTAACTCCCAAGCAGAAGCCGAGGCGCACTTTATGCGTTAATTTTCCTTTCTTCGAACTATGAGTAAACTTGAGCACCTGATTAGGGCAGGGGTATCGTTGACATCGAATCTCCGAATGGGAAGGCCTAACACTGTAAAGTTTTATGCCTGTAACACTGGCACCAACACTGTTAATGTAATATGTATAACAGTGGATGCTATATCAGATTCATTCTATGGTATACGATATTGCCGAATGTCTTCAGGTATTCAGTTGTTGCGACTATAATTTCAATACATTTTCAATTACAATAGTTTTAATTTTTCGTAGGCTACATCAACCGCTGGGGTCTACAGCTGAACAGCAGCGCCGGACACTGTCGACCCCTCGTAGATGAACAGGTGGAGCTGTATACCCTATCATTGAGAAAATAAAGTAGCTCTTCTGTTCGGTCTGGACATTCCTGATTGGCCCGTAACGCGTGCGTCTTGCGAAGGTCAGGCACGCGAGTCACCTCGCGCAGTGTTATTCTTTCACCGCTGTGGTTTTGAGATCACGTTATCAGTGCTGTTTTCAGGGAATATCCCAAGATGGAATGTTTTAGCGTAACGGAATTCAAATGAAGCGATTGTGTCGTGGCTACTAATTTTGCTATTCTTAGTAGAAAGCCTAACTCTGACCACGGCGGAGGCAACCACTCACGAAGTTTTCGTTGATACAACGACGGCGATTACTACGACCATGGTGCCAACTAAGACTACCCACACCACGGCGACTACGACCACAGCGCCAATTGAGACTACTACGACTACCACCACGACTAGCACTACTACGACCACCACTACAACATCAACGACGACTACTACTACGACCACGACGACTACGACCACGACTACaaccaccacgaccaccactACCACGACCACCACtaccacgaccaccaccactacGACGACAACGACTACCACCACGACTACTACTACCACCACCTTGAAACCACGTGAGTGGTTTATATTGTGAATCCTTGATACTGACGATTATCGCTGCAGAAGTGTTGTTTGTACGTTGCGAATTTTGTTCACTGCGTCACTGCTAATCCATAATGTTCTTTCATCCCCAGCTTTGCCTCATAAGTTTCTTGCTTGCGTCAGTTCAGTCGTTCAGGCAATATTTCACCCACTGGATGATGTGTGTTACTTCATGTTCTTCACCGTCCAAGACATCAATCAACTCAAAAACAAGAATATCGGTCTTGCGAGAAGCAAAGTTGGTATCGACATACCGAGCTCGTAAGTGAAGTAGTTCTATCCCTGAAAACGAGCATGCGTCAAAATTAACAGTTAGTGTGCTGAGAAGCGCGTGTCCTGGTGCATTGGTGGACGTGTTGGTGGACTCTGTTTCAGAAAAGCCAACGCTAATCAGGGCAAACTTGAAAATTCCATCTCAGCGTACTGGCCAAAGATCAGAGACTTCGCTGTCCTGGACATGGAACTCCGTCCAAGTGTTTCCACTTATGTCGGTCATGTCGAAGCATTTCTAACAGTAAGCCACGAGTTCCGTCCTACCCgttttttttcgaaaaattgTGTAGTAAAATAGGGAGAGCTGACGCCGGCCCTGCACAAGGGGGATAAGGCTGCCGTGGTAGTTATCTTCATCAGAGTGTCACCTCGGAGTCAAGGACTGATTAAGATatttggcggggggggggggggatccgcACGTCCCGACACCACTCTCTTTTTGTCGTTACATAGTTTCGATTAACCTTGACTGTGTGGCAGCATGCTATCCACGACAGGACCCACTCCCCcgccctcagaaaaatcctcgATCCTGCTTGTAGTGCCTGTCTTTTCCCGGCGTGCCCTTATTGTGTCCATGACCGTGAAAACTGTTGATTCGTGGCAGTGGCAGTTGATTCGCACAGGAAAGTTAACATCGAAACGTAACACATCACATGGAACATGTAATAAACAGTCCGGTGAACTGTTGTCAGCATGTGGGCCCTTTAATGTCCTATTGGGAATATTAGGGGGTCTTTAatagtttgaaccgcaccggctatcaacaaacataacaaaaatacagttaacgtttcgggtcccattcgagtcccatcatcagaatgacgctgtcctggtcgtcaccgggtatttacgtagaagaggagcgtagcattctgggagggggcctggttgtcgattgatagcttcttttgttttctttgtgccatgactccagctgtctcctcaccctCCATTTGTTCTctttcgccagaatgcatgggttgtccAGGTCTAACACGTGCcctgttttgcgcgcgtgttcacacagCTCTGTggggtttgttgctgatttctcgatatctttcttgtgttccttcattcttgttcgtgtcttccttcctgtttctccgatgtacacggcagggcaatcttgacaagataccttgtatacaacgcATCGATCTTCTTCCGGTGGCGTTCTGTCCTTGGGGTGGCTTAGTACGTTCCTCAGCGTTGTCGTGggcttaaatgcagttttaatgttCACCTGGGAGAGCACCCGTCTAATTGGTTCTGACACACCCTTCACGTAGGGGATGGTAATGTACATGGGTCTTTCTTGAGTACTTTCCGCCTGTTCCTGGAGTGTATTCATCATTCGGCGGTATGTAACTGCTCAGGGTACGCCCTTCTTCGTAGAtccgctttggcctttgttatttcttcatTCTTCTTCCCACGACAACGCTGAGGAACGTACTAAGCCACCCCAAGGACAGAACGCCACCGgaagaacgaggcgttgtatacaaggtatcttgtcaagattgccctgccgtgtacatcggagaaacaggaaggaagacacgaacaagaacgaaggaacacaagaaagatatcgagaaatcagcaacaaaccccACAGAGctgtgtgaacacgcgcgcaaaacaggGCACGTGTTAGACCTGGATaacccatgcattctggcgaaagagaacaaatggggggtggctggagtcatggcacataaagaaaacaaaagaagctatcaatcgacaaccaggccccctcccagaatgctacgctcctcttctacgtaaatacccggtgacgaccaggacagcgtcattctgatgatgggactcgaatgggacccgaaacgttaactgtatttttgTTTGtaactgttttgtttgttgatagCCGATGCGGTTCAAACTATTAAAaatgtctactcccggcaattTGACTATATTCAGATATTAGGGGGTGTCAAAAGGTGCGTTCTAGTATCCACCGCGTGATAGTCCACAATCCCTTACTTCATTGCTTTGTCGCGGATCTCTGAAGCTGATGCATTGGTGATTCAACTGGAACAGGATGCAATTTTCTGCGCAGCGTGCCAAAGAAGCCAACATTACAGAAACCTAACCATTCGAACACCACTCGCTCATTTCAAACGCCAACTCAGTTGAGTGTCCTGCGCGTGCATTGTCGAAATTGCCACGAATACCAACAATGACAACGTTGTAGTGACTAGGTGTTGACTGAATTCTTTCAGGAAACGGACAGACTTCTAAACATCCATATGAAAGCAGAACCAACGCCAAGGAGGAACTTTGGCTACGTGCTTCTAGGTGTGGCCATACTCCATGGAAGCCAACAACCAAGCACCCTCATGGCTAACTTCAATCAGCTAGTACAGTGAGTAGATCATATGTGCCCAACGTGAGGGCCCGGGATGCTGCTTATCCGGATATTAGCGGCAGGCTTTGAAAGGGTCGAACGGTTACGCTGATTACACTTGCACACACTTTTAATATTTTAATTTGATGGTTCAACACAACCGCGTTAAGGTCATACGCACCAACACTCACATAAACATGCTTTTTCTACCTGGTCGTTGTCCCGAAAGAGCCACGGGTAAACTCAGTTGCCCGTATTAACCAAGTGACCTAAACCGCTGTTTAATGACTTTGAGCTTAAATCGATCACGTACTCTCTCCTGCTCTGAAGCCGGTTGGCCACAACGCATGCACACTATACACATGTCGCGGCTGCTTGGCACTCTACTGTTGAGTTTATATGCCTCTCAGCAGCCTCTGTCGAGGCTCTAATTTGTCCATACAAATCtgttgacacaaagcactgctcGCAATATTTCCTTGTATACCTCTGCGGGATATTTCTACCTGTACTTTTATCGAATAACCAAGTCTGATATTCTAAGGGCATGCTTGCTTTTTTCATCAAAATTTCTCCTAGTCGACATATTCAGCAGCACCTTGCATTGAAGCCGGTAAGCATAACCAGATTTCACCAGCACAAAATCGCGCCAAGAAACATGCTCATAGCGATTTCAAAAACATATAGTGTTTTCATAAGGACACAGAACGTAATTGTGCTTTCCTGGGGAGCTTGCATCTTTCTGGGCAAGCAAGCCAAGCTTTCAGGGGATTTAGAGCTTCCTCCATAGTGTGCCTTTTCCAGAGTCAGACCTGAAATGTTGTACGCTGTTAATACACTGGGACgtccaacatcaaactattctACATATTTAAGGCCGGCATGCTTTATCTCTGGCCGTGTTGATCATGTTTTTAAACTACCGAATATTTTCTCAACTCTCCTCTACAGTGTGGTATACATGAATGGAATAGCTTACCTTCTCATATTGCTACTGTTACCAATCGTGATGAATTTGTTACATTGTGTGAAGTAGTTTTTGTTTAGTGCTCGAATATAGGTTATGGGCGCATGTTTTACCCCCTGATGTAATTCCTCTTCTGAGGCTGTTCaggtaaataaatgaaaatgcaaataaatgaaataacGCCAGGTACCCTCTAAATAttactattttgaaacgtcacTCTTAACATCTGAAAGGCGAGTGACGTGCTCTATATTTATGCCTTCACATCCTGGGCAACAGGTAACATAATCCGGTGTATAGCTGTAAAGCACatggaggtataactgctccatgtGACCAcccctttctccctctctcttgtGACCTCCGTTTACAAGACAGATGCATTTTTCACAGGACACACTTAACAGGAACGAGGAACTTGATCGTTCACAAGTACCGGCGATCACTATAGTGTGCAACAAAtcgttaaatgtatcaatcAGAACCAGCAACGGCAGCACAGCAAACACTATTGTTAATGATGTATGACAGAGGCACTAGGTGCTGTATTTAAGGAACCACGCATAatcagcgccgtttttgttcgtggaacagctgtttgtgcacgacCTCCTGTCAGCTTTCGATGGCAAAGCGACTAGTGTGTAGCTGCCAATGTTGTCATCACTAACTCGGGCGATATCGGTTCTAAATTTGCAGAGCGGATTTTAAAATTCCTCTTTTATTGGCGTGAACTTTATTACCTCACTTATTTCGCTCACGGGCCCATCACAACGTTCTTTTTCCTTAATTTGTGCAACTGACTTGAGATCGACTTGAAAACTAGGCAACAGTATCTAATCAAAAACTATTATGGGTTGTTTCTCGAAATGCTCATTCACAGCTGCTCCCCGCTAGACCGGCTTTAAACTTCCTCCACCCCTAGTTTAAAGCAGTCCTATGCAAATACATGGGAGTTAGACCATCGCTAGAGCGCCGAGTTTACgtcgtgtgaacggcgaacAAGATCAGACATTGAGGGCAAATATTGGTTGGAGTGCAACGACATCCGCCTTACGAACGCTTCTAGTAGCTTTACAAGTCTAAACTTACCTGTAATTCGCCAAAAAATTTCCGGCGAAGCGTAGATTAGGCCCATGCGCTGTGCACACAAACTCTATGGAGGCCGCGAAGGGCCTCACGGCAGTCGGCTTAATACAGCAGATAGTGGTTCGTGATTTGCGGACGAAGTTCTCACGCGATAAATTTAAACCAGGCTTGACCAGACGTCAccaaaccagtggctaagtcgGACTGCTGAATATGGGCAAGTGAATTCATTCTTCCCGGAGAATAAACCGTATCATCAGACGCCGAACAATGATGGATAGCGTGGCAAAACCAATCTGAAATGCCATCTCCACCACCACACACTAACTGTCGCGACTTCGCCCCAATTTTGAGCTACCAATCATTTTTACTGTGTATCGTATTGTGTGCGTCCACGTTCATATTGTGTGCGTGTGGACAAACATTACTGTTCGGTCGCTGCTATTGAATGGAATAGGCTCCCTAGTGCGCCGAAATGAATGTCCCGTAAGTCTTGTCAGTGTCTACTAGCTACAGAATATGCGGTATGGGCTTCTATCTGCTTCTCATGATAGGAGTTTCTCTTTACAGAGGAATTAAGCCAGACGCAATGGTGTACCGAACAACTTTCAATCGTAATATAACGGACCCAAACGTATGCCGGACTACAGGACCGTCACCCTGGCAGGGACCTGGCATGCCGTCTATGCAGTCGTCATTCGTAAGCAACGTTTTTGTCTAATGTTCGGAAACGGAAAAATCCGGCGCACCGGCACTATTGTACGATGGAAATAATGTCACTCGCAAAATGACTGCGGTTTCACCAACCCTGCTTAACTTCGAACTAAGGTCAAGGGTAGCTAAACCTTGAAATTAGCACTTCAATTCTTTTTAGCAACGTTAGTGAGTAATGTGCTGAATATTTTAGTGACAATAACTACTCTGGGTGAGGTAGAGTTCAGGGTTACAAACAAGTTCAGGGACtgctgatctcggttcaaacgtTAATCTGTGTCGGTGAATCCGTGCTATAGTACATACAGTCGCAGACCTAGACCAGAACGCTGGCAGGCTGGCCGACCTCGTACGGGAGAACATTTCTTTCTTCCGAGCAATTGCGTCGTCTACTAGATAGATAAATGCACGTGCGAAAGTTGCACGGCAAATTGCAACGATTCCCCAGTCAATTGACGGAGACGCCCCTTGACTGTTTTTGCCCCGAAACAACTGTTTCTATGACTGGAAGATACAGCCGTGCACAGCTGGACAGAACAGCTGTGACGAGCAGGTTAGTacgcgtcgtgggccgacttcagaggtaACTATGCCCACATGCATATGGAAGTTCTGCAGGAAAACCCGAGAGAGCACAAGAATTCATTCCCATGACCTCAACCAAACGAGCGTATGTTTGTATCCAATAAGCCATGCCATTTGGTCTTTCGGCAAAGATCGAGGCGCGTTTTGAGCTCGACAGATGGCGACGATAAGAAACCTTGCTACGCACGCGCGCTGGATTTTGCCCCATCTTTCCCAACTGTGTTTCTGCGGATCAGCATAGGGCAAAAGGGCAAAAGTCGCCCGCGAGTTTTCCTGAACGAGGTGTTCATACGCCCTTAGCTAAGCAGGATGTGTGCTCACCCCATGCGTACTAGTGCAGATGTTCGAGCTACCTCCCCTTTGGAGTCATTACTGTTGTCATGTTGTGatgtattgtattttattttatgcgaTATTCGAAACATCCATACGTCATGTTGTGCATTTAATTGCTACGTTTTCATAAGTCATTTTGAACCTGTTGCGTAACTGCCGTTCCTACGAAATGCCCAGCACCTGTTACAGTAATAAGCCACTCGACTCAAGGCGAGGCCGAATTCCCCGAAGAGCTGTGAGAATAAGAACAACCGCAAGGCCATTGATGCATGAGCTTCAATAGGGCAAGTCACTTTTACTGAATGCCTACGGAGGAGGCAGATTAGGGACTGGTCTCCCAAAAACAGGAAACGAGCGACCCGCTTGCCAACGAAAGAAAGGCGCAGCCGCTGCACGGCCACCTTTGTATTTGTTAATCCTGCTCACCTTTCCCGGGAACGATAACACGTAGACTCTCAGTACGTAGAATTCTGTgtttggatttgatttgcggaAGCTCTGTAACCCCTGATTGGATGGCTCATTACACGTCAGTTCCTGACGCTGTAATTGAACGAAAACTTGAGAAAGGGAGTTTGTCCTGATGTCACATCGTGGGCTGCACGTGACGCCAGTCCGGCGAGAAGCTGAAGTTTTCTTCGTGTTATTTATTCTGGATTTCAATCTGAAGTCTCTACGAGAAGGTCTCTACGAGACGCCATGTAGACActgtaaataaactgctgtctTCATCGATCATCGGCTGACTCTTCGTTGACCGCGTCCACCACCGAATCATCATCGGATCACCACCACCGATCCACATCTTTCACTACTGTTCTTGCAGGTTGAGTCGCTGTCATTCAGgcaagtgactgggttcaaacCACTGCCTTTGAAGACAACGGAATTGCTCTCCTTTAGCGCTGCGGCCCTTATAGCCACTCATAAAGACAGCATTTTTTTCAGACCATCCATTGCTCCATGCCAGAGTGTCACCCAGGTCAATCCAAAAGAATTGGTAAGTCGACAGTGGTGACTGTTATGATTCGGACACTGAACGTTATAGGGGTAAGGAAAAAGAACCGAGAGACAAAGTGCAAGAACGATACACATAATTCTCACTTCGGTTGTCGTTCTTGTTCCGTGTCACCCGGTCTTTTGCCCCTTGAATCGTTATGCCAGTCAGTCTACGCCCTACCTCGCCTTCTAAAGGAAACAAGACAATTTCCTCAATAGCCAATAGGATATTGTCACCAGTCAGGCTTTTCGTATCCTCCTCGAAAATGAGGAATACTAGATGCAGCATtgttctatggggaaacgagaAGCACCCAACGTCTGCCGGAAAAAAGCAGCGTGGGAACAGACAGCGAATGAAACACCCAGTTTGGTTCTCTGCCGCTGGCACAGCGGTATGTTGGATCAAGGCGTGGATCAAGGGAGGGGGAAAGTACTGATCCACATatctgtagtttttttttttgcggttgaCCTTAGTGAAGTAGTATGCTGCCCAAGGGAGGTCCAcccctcacccccccccccacacacacacaaaaaaaaagatggaagaAAAATAAGATAAAGAAACATTCTGCCTGTGATCCGATCCAGTTGCTTTAGAAGTATTTGCGCGTTTGTGCTCGTTATTATTAAAAACAGCAATAAGATGTGGGAGCAGGAGTCAATACCGTCACCTGTTCAAGCCATTAATTCACGACCACCCACTTGGTCAGATTACGGTTACATACGTACAGTACTATTTAAGTATTCATGATAATAAACAGTGGCAACATAAACACGAACAACCGACCACATTTTTCgctggtcatttcgtggcaacgcGGCCTGAGCTGGGAAATTTCTAGGTGTGCGACCACGCTGGACCACCCGAATCGCGCCCACCCGAATCGCGTCCATCCGAATCCAGCCGTTCAGCTTCAGTCTAATGTCAGCTAATGTCCGTCTTCGGgtat includes these proteins:
- the LOC135395677 gene encoding uncharacterized protein LOC135395677; protein product: MVPTKTTHTTATTTTAPIETTTTTTTTSTTTTTTTTSTTTTTTTTTTTTTTTTTTTTTTTTTTTTTTTTTTTTTTTTTTTTTTLKPPLPHKFLACVSSVVQAIFHPLDDVCYFMFFTVQDINQLKNKNIGLARSKVGIDIPSSKANANQGKLENSISAYWPKIRDFAVLDMELRPSVSTYVGHVEAFLTETDRLLNIHMKAEPTPRRNFGYVLLGVAILHGSQQPSTLMANFNQLVQGIKPDAMVYRTTFNRNITDPNVCRTTGPSPWQGPGMPSMQSSFVESLSFRQVTGFKPLPLKTTELLSFSAAALIATHKDSIFFRPSIAPCQSVTQVNPKELVCQNGLYHKVVTDNVGKLGTDTTRVDQGGRTIESTFTITYDSDCTMSKKTYGFTGGYVIFDVHFHYLCSAPPAFVDSKGDFGVVKWAKVNMQKNYAMLDCEKLC